One segment of Cetobacterium sp. NK01 DNA contains the following:
- the rplR gene encoding 50S ribosomal protein L18 produces the protein MFKRVNRDAIRRRKHLSIRSKISGTAERPRLSIYRSNNNIFAQLVDDVNGVTLVSASTIDKEIKGNVKHGGNIESAKLVGKAIAERAVAKEISVIVFDRSGYKYTGRVAALAEAAREAGLKF, from the coding sequence TTGTTTAAGAGAGTTAATAGAGACGCTATTAGAAGAAGAAAGCACTTATCTATCAGAAGCAAGATTTCTGGTACAGCTGAGAGACCAAGACTTTCTATATATAGATCAAACAACAACATTTTTGCTCAATTAGTTGATGACGTAAATGGAGTAACTTTAGTTTCTGCATCTACTATCGATAAAGAGATCAAAGGAAATGTAAAGCACGGTGGAAACATCGAGTCTGCTAAGCTTGTTGGAAAAGCAATTGCTGAAAGAGCTGTAGCAAAAGAAATATCTGTTATCGTATTTGACAGATCTGGATATAAATACACAGGAAGAGTAGCTGCCCTTGCAGAGGCTGCAAGAGAAGCAGGACTTAAATTCTAA
- the rplQ gene encoding 50S ribosomal protein L17 yields the protein MNHNKSYRKLGRRADHRKAMLMNLTISLILSDRIETTVTRAKELRKFAERMVTLGKKGTLAHRRQAFAFLRSEEAVAKLFNDLAPKYAERNGGYTRIIRTSVRKGDSAEMAIIELV from the coding sequence ATGAACCACAATAAATCATATAGAAAGTTAGGGAGAAGAGCTGACCATAGAAAAGCTATGTTAATGAACTTAACAATATCTCTAATTTTATCAGATAGAATAGAAACTACTGTTACTAGAGCAAAAGAGCTTAGAAAGTTTGCTGAGAGAATGGTTACTCTTGGTAAAAAAGGAACTCTTGCTCACAGAAGACAAGCTTTCGCTTTCTTAAGAAGCGAAGAGGCTGTAGCTAAGTTATTTAACGATTTAGCTCCAAAGTATGCTGAGAGAAACGGTGGATACACAAGAATCATCAGAACTTCTGTAAGAAAGGGAGATTCTGCTGAGATGGCTATAATCGAATTAGTGTAA
- the rpsK gene encoding 30S ribosomal protein S11, with the protein MAKKKVAKIKKKLKNIPNGVAHIHSTFNNTIVAITDVEGKVVSWKSGGTSGFKGTKKGTPFAAQIAAEQAAQIAMENGMKKVEVKVKGPGSGREACIRSLQAAGLEVTKITDVTPVPHNGCRPPKRRRV; encoded by the coding sequence TTGGCTAAGAAGAAAGTAGCTAAAATCAAGAAGAAATTGAAAAATATTCCTAACGGAGTAGCTCATATACACTCAACTTTCAATAACACAATAGTAGCAATTACTGATGTGGAAGGTAAAGTAGTAAGCTGGAAATCAGGAGGAACTTCTGGATTCAAGGGAACTAAAAAAGGAACTCCATTCGCAGCTCAAATCGCAGCAGAGCAAGCAGCTCAAATCGCAATGGAAAACGGAATGAAGAAGGTTGAAGTAAAAGTGAAAGGACCTGGATCAGGTAGAGAGGCATGTATCAGATCTTTACAAGCAGCAGGATTAGAGGTTACAAAGATAACTGACGTAACTCCAGTTCCACACAACGGATGTAGACCACCAAAAAGAAGAAGAGTGTAA
- the rplE gene encoding 50S ribosomal protein L5, translated as MSKYVSRYHKLYDETIVANLIKELGLSNVMECPKLDRIVVNMGVGEATQNSKLIDAAMADLAIITGQKPVVRKAKKSEAGFKLREGMPIGAKVTLRKERMYDFLDRLVNVVLPRVRDFEGVPADSFDGRGNYSLGLRDQLVFPEIEFDKVDKLLGMSITIVSSAKTDEEGRALLKAFGMPFKK; from the coding sequence GTGTCTAAATACGTTTCTAGATATCATAAGTTATATGACGAAACAATAGTTGCTAACTTAATAAAAGAGTTAGGATTATCTAACGTTATGGAATGTCCAAAATTAGACAGAATCGTTGTTAACATGGGAGTAGGAGAGGCAACTCAAAACTCTAAGTTAATCGATGCTGCAATGGCTGATTTAGCAATAATCACAGGACAAAAGCCAGTTGTAAGAAAAGCAAAAAAATCAGAAGCTGGATTTAAGTTAAGAGAAGGAATGCCAATCGGTGCAAAAGTTACTTTAAGAAAAGAGAGAATGTACGATTTTCTAGATAGATTAGTAAATGTAGTTCTTCCAAGAGTAAGAGACTTCGAAGGAGTTCCAGCGGATTCATTCGACGGAAGAGGAAACTACTCTTTAGGATTAAGAGATCAATTAGTTTTCCCTGAGATCGAGTTTGATAAAGTTGACAAGCTTTTAGGAATGTCTATCACTATAGTATCTTCAGCTAAAACAGATGAAGAAGGAAGAGCTTTACTTAAGGCATTTGGAATGCCTTTCAAAAAGTAA
- a CDS encoding adenylate kinase, protein MNIMLFGAPGAGKGTQAKFIIDKYGIPQISTGDMLRAAISEGTEMGMEAKKFMDEGKLVPDSTIIGIIKDRLSQEDCKKGFILDGFPRTLAQAEALEVLLKELNMNLDKVISLNVPDELIVGRVIGRRVCPNCGASFHIENNPPKIEGKCDYCGSDLITRKDDNKETVENRLSAYHEQTAPLFNFYSERGVMVELDGTKEINEIAKEIFNILG, encoded by the coding sequence ATGAATATAATGTTATTCGGAGCACCTGGTGCTGGAAAAGGGACACAAGCGAAATTCATAATCGATAAGTATGGGATTCCACAAATTTCAACTGGTGATATGCTAAGAGCTGCTATATCAGAAGGAACTGAAATGGGAATGGAAGCTAAGAAATTTATGGATGAAGGAAAATTAGTTCCAGATTCAACTATAATAGGAATAATAAAAGATAGATTATCACAGGAAGACTGTAAAAAAGGATTTATTTTAGATGGATTTCCAAGAACATTAGCGCAAGCAGAAGCATTAGAGGTACTATTAAAAGAATTAAATATGAATCTAGATAAAGTTATTTCTTTAAATGTTCCTGATGAGTTAATAGTTGGAAGAGTAATTGGAAGAAGAGTTTGTCCAAACTGTGGAGCATCTTTCCATATTGAAAACAATCCTCCAAAAATAGAAGGAAAATGTGATTACTGTGGATCAGATTTAATTACAAGAAAAGATGATAATAAGGAAACTGTAGAAAACAGATTGTCTGCATATCATGAGCAAACAGCACCTCTATTCAATTTCTACTCTGAAAGAGGAGTAATGGTAGAGTTAGATGGAACTAAAGAAATAAATGAAATTGCAAAGGAAATCTTTAATATTTTAGGATAA
- the coaE gene encoding dephospho-CoA kinase (Dephospho-CoA kinase (CoaE) performs the final step in coenzyme A biosynthesis.): MILGLTGGIGSGKSTVSKIFLSMGIKVFDADLIAKDILETEQVKEEIKEKLGKEFINLKSNSVDKELLKKEVFNNSKKLNILNEIVHPRVIDIYKKKYLEFKDKKEIIIFDVPLLFEVNLERCCDKVIVVDIDLKVQIERIKNRDKIDVALINKIISAQMSREERNMKADILIENNGSLEELKQKIEKIIKDIERGKI; this comes from the coding sequence ATGATATTAGGATTGACTGGTGGTATAGGAAGTGGAAAATCTACAGTTAGTAAAATCTTTTTGTCTATGGGAATTAAAGTTTTTGATGCTGATTTAATAGCTAAAGATATTTTAGAAACTGAACAAGTAAAAGAGGAAATAAAAGAAAAACTGGGAAAAGAGTTTATAAATTTAAAAAGCAATTCTGTAGATAAAGAATTATTAAAAAAAGAGGTTTTTAATAATTCAAAAAAATTAAATATATTAAATGAAATAGTTCATCCTAGAGTTATAGATATATATAAAAAAAAATATTTAGAATTTAAAGATAAAAAAGAGATTATAATTTTTGATGTTCCATTATTGTTTGAAGTTAATTTAGAGAGATGTTGTGATAAGGTAATAGTTGTAGATATAGATTTAAAGGTCCAAATAGAAAGAATTAAAAATAGAGATAAAATTGATGTTGCTTTAATAAATAAAATAATATCTGCTCAAATGTCTAGAGAAGAAAGAAATATGAAAGCAGATATTTTAATTGAAAATAATGGAAGTTTAGAGGAATTAAAACAAAAAATAGAAAAAATAATCAAAGATATAGAAAGAGGAAAAATATGA
- the infA gene encoding translation initiation factor IF-1, whose product MSKKDVIELEGTILEALPNAMFKVELENGHTILGHISGKMRMNYIKILPGDKVTVQISPYDLSRGRIVYRKK is encoded by the coding sequence ATGTCGAAAAAGGATGTTATCGAATTAGAAGGAACTATATTAGAGGCCCTTCCAAATGCGATGTTTAAGGTTGAATTAGAAAATGGACACACAATTTTAGGGCACATCTCTGGTAAAATGAGAATGAATTACATTAAAATTTTACCTGGAGACAAAGTAACGGTACAAATTTCTCCATATGATTTATCTAGGGGAAGAATAGTATACAGAAAAAAGTAA
- the rpsN gene encoding 30S ribosomal protein S14, with protein sequence MAKKSMIAREVKRTTLCDKYAEKRAELKKRINEGDMEAMFELNKLPKNSSEVRKKNRCQLDGRPRGFMREFGISRVKFRQLAGAGLIPGVKKSSW encoded by the coding sequence ATGGCTAAAAAGTCAATGATCGCTAGAGAAGTTAAAAGAACAACTTTATGCGACAAATATGCTGAAAAAAGAGCTGAACTGAAGAAGAGAATCAATGAGGGAGATATGGAAGCTATGTTTGAGCTAAACAAATTACCTAAGAACTCTTCAGAAGTTAGAAAGAAAAATAGATGTCAATTAGATGGAAGACCAAGAGGATTCATGAGAGAATTCGGAATTTCGAGAGTTAAGTTCAGACAATTAGCAGGTGCTGGACTTATTCCAGGTGTGAAGAAGTCATCTTGGTAA
- the rpsM gene encoding 30S ribosomal protein S13, whose product MARIAGVDIPRNKRIEIALTYVYGIGKPTSQKVLTEAGVNFDTRVKDLTEEELNKIRAIVETIKVEGDLRKEIRLAIKRLMDIRCYRGSRHKMNLPVRGQKSKTNARTRKGPKKPIKR is encoded by the coding sequence TTGGCTAGAATCGCAGGAGTAGATATTCCTAGAAACAAAAGAATAGAGATTGCTCTAACTTACGTTTACGGAATTGGAAAACCAACTTCACAAAAAGTATTAACAGAAGCAGGAGTAAACTTTGACACTAGAGTAAAGGATTTAACTGAAGAAGAGTTAAACAAAATCAGAGCCATTGTTGAAACTATCAAGGTAGAGGGAGATCTTAGAAAAGAGATCAGACTTGCAATAAAGAGACTTATGGACATTAGATGTTACAGAGGTTCAAGACACAAGATGAACTTACCAGTAAGAGGACAAAAGTCAAAAACAAATGCAAGAACTAGAAAAGGACCTAAAAAGCCTATAAAGAGATAG
- a CDS encoding DNA-directed RNA polymerase subunit alpha, translated as MLKIEKHAKGINITELKTSDFSGQYVIEPLYRGYGHTIGNALRRVLLSSIPGAAVKGVRIDGVLSEFSVMEGVKEAVTEIMLNVKEVVIKAETAGERKMTLSAKGPKTVTAADIIPDIGLEIVNPDQIICTLTTDREIDMEFIVDTGEGFVVAEEIEKKDWAVDFIAVDAIYTPIRKVSYSVQDTMVGRMTDFDKLTLNIETDGSVEIRDAISYAVELLKYHLDPFLDLGNRMDHLRVDLEEEEETPASTTKADDILNTRIEELDLTVRSFNCLKKAGIEEVGQLARMSMNELLKIKNLGRKSLDEILEKMKELGFDLNGNGSIE; from the coding sequence ATGTTAAAAATAGAAAAACATGCTAAGGGTATTAACATTACCGAATTAAAAACAAGTGACTTTTCAGGTCAATATGTTATAGAACCTTTATATAGAGGATATGGACATACAATTGGTAATGCTTTGAGAAGAGTTTTACTATCATCTATACCTGGTGCTGCCGTTAAAGGTGTTAGAATTGACGGAGTACTAAGCGAATTTTCAGTTATGGAAGGTGTAAAAGAAGCTGTAACTGAAATAATGCTGAATGTAAAAGAGGTAGTAATAAAGGCAGAAACTGCTGGAGAAAGAAAAATGACTCTTTCTGCAAAGGGACCTAAGACTGTTACAGCTGCTGATATAATACCAGATATCGGATTAGAAATTGTAAATCCAGATCAAATTATTTGTACATTAACTACAGATAGAGAGATCGATATGGAGTTTATAGTTGATACTGGTGAAGGATTTGTTGTTGCTGAAGAGATAGAGAAAAAAGATTGGGCTGTAGATTTTATAGCAGTTGATGCTATATATACACCAATTAGAAAAGTATCTTACTCAGTTCAGGATACAATGGTTGGAAGAATGACTGATTTCGACAAGTTAACTTTAAATATAGAGACTGATGGAAGTGTTGAGATAAGAGATGCAATCTCTTATGCTGTAGAGCTTTTAAAGTATCACTTAGATCCTTTCCTAGATTTAGGAAATAGAATGGATCACTTAAGAGTAGATCTTGAAGAAGAAGAGGAAACTCCAGCATCAACAACTAAAGCTGATGATATATTAAATACAAGAATAGAAGAGCTAGATTTAACAGTTAGATCATTTAACTGTTTAAAGAAAGCCGGAATAGAGGAAGTTGGACAGTTGGCAAGAATGTCAATGAACGAACTTCTAAAAATAAAAAATCTAGGAAGAAAATCACTAGATGAGATCCTTGAAAAGATGAAAGAACTTGGGTTCGATCTAAATGGAAATGGATCTATAGAATAA
- the rpmD gene encoding 50S ribosomal protein L30, whose protein sequence is MAKLRIELVKSIIGRKPNHIATAKSLGLKKMNDVREHNVTPELMGKIAQISYLIKVEEVQ, encoded by the coding sequence ATGGCAAAGCTTAGAATAGAGCTTGTAAAAAGCATAATCGGAAGAAAGCCTAACCATATAGCAACTGCAAAGTCGCTAGGGCTTAAGAAGATGAATGATGTTAGAGAGCATAATGTAACTCCTGAATTAATGGGAAAAATTGCTCAAATATCTTACCTAATAAAAGTAGAGGAGGTGCAATAA
- the rpsD gene encoding 30S ribosomal protein S4, protein MARNRQPVLKKCRALGIDPVVLGVNKSSNRGPRPNANRKPTEYAIQLNEKQKAKFIYNVMEKQFRKLYDEASRKDGVTGLTLIQYLERRLENVVYRLGFAKTRRQARQIVSHGHVAVNGRRVNIASYRVKAGDVISVIENSKNIELIKSAVEEKTVPAWLELDKANFAGKVLQNPTKDDLDFDLNEALIVEFYSR, encoded by the coding sequence ATGGCAAGAAATAGACAACCTGTTTTAAAGAAATGTAGAGCTCTTGGAATCGACCCAGTTGTTTTAGGAGTTAACAAATCTTCTAATAGAGGGCCAAGACCAAATGCAAATAGAAAGCCTACAGAGTATGCAATTCAGTTAAACGAAAAGCAAAAAGCTAAATTTATATACAATGTAATGGAGAAGCAATTCAGAAAATTATATGATGAGGCTTCAAGAAAGGATGGAGTTACTGGTTTAACTTTAATCCAATATTTAGAGAGAAGATTAGAGAACGTAGTTTACAGACTAGGGTTCGCTAAGACTAGAAGACAAGCTAGACAAATAGTGTCTCACGGACACGTTGCTGTTAACGGAAGAAGAGTTAACATCGCATCTTATAGAGTAAAAGCAGGGGATGTAATATCTGTAATTGAAAACTCAAAAAACATCGAGTTAATCAAATCTGCAGTAGAAGAGAAAACAGTTCCAGCATGGTTAGAGTTAGATAAAGCTAACTTCGCAGGAAAAGTTCTTCAGAACCCAACTAAAGACGATTTAGATTTCGATCTAAACGAAGCTTTAATAGTTGAGTTCTATTCAAGATAA
- the rpmJ gene encoding 50S ribosomal protein L36, producing the protein MKVRVSIKPICDKCKVIKRHGKIRVICENPKHKQVQG; encoded by the coding sequence GTGAAAGTAAGAGTATCAATTAAGCCTATTTGTGACAAATGTAAAGTTATCAAGAGACACGGGAAAATCAGAGTAATCTGTGAAAACCCTAAGCACAAACAAGTACAAGGATAA
- the map gene encoding type I methionyl aminopeptidase — MVIIKTREEIEKIKKPCQLIARLYAEYLPKYIKPGISTYELNKIIEDYLIDNGAEPATIGVGGPINPYPAGSCISVNEEVVHGVPKENRILQNGDIVSVDVVARMDGFYGDSAITFPVGEIDEESQKLIDVTKEARRIGIEQAFAGNRLGDVGNAIQKYVESNGFTVVKDFAGHGVGKAMHEDPCIPNYGRKGRGIKIENGMVLAIEPMVNVGTYKVNITDDGWTVVTRDGKRSAHFEHTVAIIDGKPIVLTELD; from the coding sequence ATGGTTATAATAAAAACTAGAGAAGAGATAGAAAAAATAAAAAAGCCATGTCAATTAATCGCAAGATTATATGCAGAATATCTACCAAAATATATAAAACCTGGAATTTCTACATATGAATTAAATAAGATTATTGAAGATTATTTAATTGATAATGGTGCAGAACCAGCTACAATAGGTGTAGGTGGACCAATAAATCCATATCCAGCAGGATCATGTATATCTGTAAATGAAGAAGTAGTTCATGGTGTACCAAAAGAAAATAGAATTCTTCAAAATGGAGATATTGTGAGTGTAGATGTTGTAGCTAGAATGGATGGATTTTATGGTGATTCAGCAATAACATTTCCAGTTGGAGAAATAGACGAGGAATCACAAAAATTAATAGATGTTACTAAAGAAGCAAGAAGAATAGGAATCGAGCAGGCGTTTGCAGGAAATAGGCTTGGAGATGTTGGAAATGCAATCCAAAAATATGTTGAATCAAATGGATTTACTGTAGTAAAAGATTTCGCTGGGCATGGAGTAGGAAAAGCTATGCATGAAGATCCTTGTATTCCCAACTACGGAAGAAAAGGTAGAGGAATAAAGATTGAGAATGGCATGGTTTTAGCAATAGAGCCAATGGTAAACGTTGGAACCTACAAAGTGAATATAACAGATGATGGATGGACAGTAGTAACAAGAGATGGAAAGCGTTCAGCACATTTTGAGCACACTGTTGCCATAATAGATGGAAAACCTATTGTTTTAACTGAGTTAGATTAA
- the secY gene encoding preprotein translocase subunit SecY — MGLIEKFETKLRGIFKIPELRERIIFTLLMFLVARVGTYIPAPGVDIDRLAQMTAQSDLLGYINMFSGGAFQRVSIFALGIVPYINSSIVFSLLAVIIPKIEEIQKEGESGRNKITQWTRYLTIVIAIVQGIGVCTWLQSVGLVTTPGFTFFLTTITTLTAGTIFLMWVGEQISIKGIGNGVSLLIFLNVISGAPGAVIQTIQDMRGSKFLIPVLLLVGIAAIITIAGIVVFQLGQRKIPVHYVGRGFAGNNGMGQNSYIPLKLNSSGVMPVIFASVVMMIPSLIVNMLPGEFSGKVILARIFGDQHPVYLILYAAVIIFFSFFYTSIVFDPEKVAENLKQGGGTIPSIRPGSDTADYLEGVVTRITWGGAIFLALIAIAPMVLFKAFGLPIFFGGTGIIIVVGVALDTVQQIDAHLIMKEYKGFL, encoded by the coding sequence TTGGGTTTAATTGAAAAGTTTGAAACGAAGCTTAGAGGTATATTTAAAATTCCGGAACTGAGAGAGAGAATCATCTTCACCTTATTAATGTTCCTAGTAGCTAGGGTAGGGACATATATCCCTGCTCCTGGTGTGGACATTGATCGTTTGGCTCAAATGACTGCGCAAAGTGATTTACTAGGATATATTAATATGTTCTCAGGTGGGGCTTTCCAGAGAGTGTCTATATTTGCATTGGGAATTGTACCATATATCAATTCATCAATTGTATTTAGCTTACTTGCTGTAATTATTCCTAAAATTGAAGAAATTCAAAAAGAGGGAGAATCAGGAAGAAACAAGATCACTCAATGGACTAGATACCTAACTATTGTAATAGCTATAGTCCAAGGAATTGGAGTATGCACTTGGTTACAATCGGTAGGATTAGTAACAACACCAGGGTTTACATTTTTCTTAACAACAATAACAACTTTAACGGCAGGAACAATATTTTTAATGTGGGTAGGGGAACAAATATCTATCAAAGGTATAGGTAATGGAGTTTCGCTACTAATATTTTTAAATGTTATTTCAGGAGCCCCTGGAGCTGTTATTCAAACTATACAAGATATGAGAGGGAGTAAGTTTCTTATTCCTGTTTTGTTATTAGTGGGGATTGCTGCAATTATAACAATTGCGGGAATTGTTGTATTCCAATTAGGGCAAAGAAAAATACCAGTTCACTACGTAGGAAGAGGATTTGCTGGAAATAATGGAATGGGTCAAAATTCATATATTCCATTGAAGTTAAATAGTTCAGGTGTTATGCCTGTAATTTTTGCTTCAGTAGTTATGATGATACCTTCTTTAATAGTAAACATGCTTCCCGGAGAGTTTTCTGGAAAGGTAATACTTGCTAGAATATTTGGTGACCAGCATCCTGTATATTTAATACTATATGCTGCTGTAATTATATTCTTCTCGTTCTTCTATACTTCAATAGTTTTCGATCCTGAAAAGGTTGCAGAAAATTTAAAACAAGGTGGAGGTACGATTCCAAGTATTAGACCTGGATCTGATACAGCTGATTATCTTGAAGGAGTTGTAACTAGAATAACTTGGGGTGGAGCTATATTTTTAGCTTTAATCGCAATTGCACCGATGGTACTATTTAAAGCTTTTGGACTTCCAATATTTTTTGGTGGAACAGGAATAATAATAGTAGTAGGAGTAGCTCTAGATACTGTACAACAGATAGATGCTCACCTTATCATGAAGGAGTATAAGGGGTTTTTATAA
- the rpsH gene encoding 30S ribosomal protein S8 — MFLTDPIADMLTRVRNANAVMHEKTDVPHSNIKERIAEILKEEGYISNYKIVTDGNKKNIRVYLKYDGKERVIKGIKRISKPGRRVYSSVEDMPRVLSGLGIAIVSTSKGIVTDRTARRENIGGEILAFVW; from the coding sequence ATGTTTTTAACAGATCCAATTGCAGATATGTTAACAAGAGTTAGAAATGCAAATGCTGTAATGCATGAGAAAACAGATGTTCCTCACTCTAACATAAAAGAGAGAATCGCTGAGATTTTAAAAGAAGAGGGATATATTTCTAACTACAAAATTGTAACAGATGGAAATAAAAAGAATATAAGAGTATACTTAAAGTATGATGGAAAAGAAAGAGTAATCAAAGGAATCAAGAGAATATCTAAGCCAGGAAGAAGAGTTTATTCTTCTGTAGAGGATATGCCAAGAGTATTATCAGGTTTAGGAATCGCTATTGTTTCAACTTCTAAAGGAATCGTAACTGATAGAACTGCTAGAAGAGAAAACATTGGTGGAGAAATTCTTGCATTCGTTTGGTAA
- the rpsE gene encoding 30S ribosomal protein S5 → MSKLVKEEKQFQEKLLKISRVSKTTKGGRTISFSVLAAVGDAEGNVGIGLGKANGVPDAIRKAIASAKKNMVKVSLKGTTIPHEIVGKWGATSIWMAPAYEGTGVIAGSSCREILELAGVHNILTKIKGSRNKFNVARATIEGLAALRSAEEVAALRGKEVKEILS, encoded by the coding sequence TTGTCTAAGTTAGTTAAAGAAGAAAAACAATTTCAAGAGAAATTATTGAAGATTTCTAGAGTTTCTAAGACAACTAAAGGAGGAAGAACTATATCTTTCTCTGTTTTAGCTGCTGTAGGAGACGCTGAAGGAAACGTAGGAATAGGACTAGGAAAAGCGAATGGTGTACCTGATGCAATCAGAAAAGCAATCGCTTCTGCTAAGAAAAATATGGTAAAGGTTTCATTAAAAGGAACTACTATTCCTCACGAAATCGTTGGTAAATGGGGAGCAACATCAATTTGGATGGCACCAGCTTATGAAGGTACTGGAGTTATCGCAGGATCGTCTTGTAGAGAGATTCTTGAGTTAGCAGGAGTACATAACATCCTTACAAAAATAAAAGGATCAAGAAATAAGTTCAACGTTGCAAGAGCTACAATTGAAGGATTAGCAGCATTAAGATCTGCTGAAGAAGTTGCAGCTTTAAGAGGAAAAGAAGTAAAGGAAATCTTAAGCTAG
- the rplO gene encoding 50S ribosomal protein L15 encodes MKLNELKPSVPRKARKRIGRGESSGLGKTAGKGSNGQNSRAGGGVKPYFEGGQMPLYRRTPKRGFSNAIFRKDYAIINLCDLNRFEEGTEVTPELLVAAGVIKKTLAGIKVLGNGELEKKVSVKAHKVSASAKAAIEAKGGSVEILEVKTFADVAKNNK; translated from the coding sequence ATGAAATTAAATGAATTAAAGCCTTCTGTACCAAGAAAAGCTAGAAAAAGAATCGGAAGAGGAGAGTCTTCAGGATTAGGAAAGACTGCAGGAAAAGGAAGCAATGGTCAAAACTCTAGAGCTGGAGGAGGGGTAAAACCTTACTTCGAGGGTGGACAAATGCCTTTATACAGAAGAACTCCAAAGAGAGGATTCTCTAACGCAATATTCAGAAAAGATTATGCAATTATAAACTTATGTGATTTAAATAGATTCGAAGAGGGAACAGAGGTAACTCCAGAGTTATTAGTAGCTGCTGGTGTAATCAAGAAAACTCTTGCTGGAATCAAAGTTTTAGGAAACGGAGAGCTAGAGAAAAAAGTATCTGTAAAAGCTCATAAAGTTTCTGCTTCTGCGAAAGCAGCTATCGAAGCAAAAGGTGGATCTGTAGAGATTCTTGAAGTTAAAACTTTTGCTGATGTAGCAAAAAATAACAAGTAA
- the rplF gene encoding 50S ribosomal protein L6: MSRVGKKIIVVPAGVEVTLAAGNVVTVKGPKGTLTKKFNEELTINVENNEITVARPNDLPAVRAIHGTTRALLNNMVVGVSEGFKKTLTLVGVGYRATEKNAGLEMALGYSHPVMIDAVEGIKMTVEKNTTIHIEGIEKDVVGQVAANIRSKRAPEPYKGKGVKYSDEVIRRKEGKKS; encoded by the coding sequence ATGTCAAGAGTAGGTAAAAAGATCATAGTGGTACCTGCTGGGGTAGAAGTTACATTAGCTGCAGGAAACGTAGTTACTGTAAAAGGACCTAAAGGTACTTTAACTAAAAAATTTAACGAAGAGTTAACAATAAATGTGGAAAACAACGAAATCACAGTTGCAAGACCAAACGATTTACCAGCTGTAAGAGCTATACACGGAACTACAAGAGCACTTTTAAACAACATGGTTGTTGGAGTATCTGAAGGTTTCAAGAAAACTCTTACACTTGTAGGAGTTGGATACAGAGCTACTGAGAAAAATGCTGGATTAGAGATGGCTTTAGGTTATTCTCACCCTGTTATGATTGATGCTGTTGAAGGAATTAAAATGACAGTTGAAAAGAATACAACTATCCACATTGAAGGAATAGAGAAAGATGTAGTAGGACAAGTTGCCGCTAACATCAGATCTAAGAGAGCTCCAGAACCTTATAAAGGAAAAGGAGTTAAGTATTCTGACGAAGTAATCAGAAGAAAAGAAGGTAAGAAATCATAA
- a CDS encoding cold-shock protein: protein MLKGTVKWFNKEKGFGFVTCEEGKDYFVHFTGIIGDGFRTLEEGQNVSFIVEEGNKGPIAKEVTVA from the coding sequence ATGTTAAAGGGAACTGTTAAATGGTTTAACAAAGAAAAAGGATTTGGTTTTGTAACATGTGAAGAGGGGAAAGATTATTTCGTGCACTTTACTGGAATTATCGGGGATGGATTTAGAACTTTAGAAGAGGGTCAAAATGTTTCATTTATCGTAGAGGAAGGAAATAAGGGACCAATAGCTAAAGAAGTAACTGTAGCTTAA